One window of Hydractinia symbiolongicarpus strain clone_291-10 chromosome 3, HSymV2.1, whole genome shotgun sequence genomic DNA carries:
- the LOC130636164 gene encoding DDB1- and CUL4-associated factor 8-like isoform X2, translated as MPNTCNSTIVTCGRDGQVRVGFLTSSDSLQMTKRVAQHKQSAHKLSIEPGSPNLLKTAGEDAVIYNIDLREPKPTKLLTLYNDKRRKVALYGININPNNPLEFAVAGRDPWARIYDVRKINADCEGFLKKFSPDQLQEKDSVFAANVTCLMYNYNGSELLVSYNDDDIYLFDTTQSSACSPIHKYSGHRNSDTVKGVNFFGPCSEYIVSGSDCAHIFIWDKKTEQVVTFLKGDDVGVVNVLEPHPDCCVLATSGLDHDIKIWQPLGKPFVNTEELKKQIKRNEHDRIEDRNRNPDPFDNQLIYMMMQHLQRQRRRISRRMAREGGDELSDSTTDSDGGSDDRHPEFNADGTNDSDDDSDDDDDNDNDDDDDDEDGHSEHRCVQS; from the exons ATGCCAAATACATGCAACTCAACCATCGTGACATGTGGAAGAGATGGTCag GTTCGTGTTGGTTTCTTAACAAGTAGCGATTCCCTACAAATGACAAAACGAGTGGCACAGCATAAACAATCAGCACATAAG CTCTCCATTGAACCAGGTTCTCCAAATCTGTTAAAAACAGCTGGAGAAGATGCTGTGATATATAATATTGATTTGCGTGAACCTAAACCAACCAA GTTGTTAACTTTGTACAATGATAAGAGGCGTAAAGTCGCATTATATGGTATAAATATTAACCCAAATAATCCGTTGGAATTTGCTGTGGCAGGGCGAGATCCATGGGCCAG GATATATGATGTGAGAAAGATAAATGCT GATTGTGAGGGGTTTCTGAAAAAGTTTTCACCAGATCAATTGCag GAAAAAGATAGTGTGTTTGCTGCAAACGTAACATGTCTCATGTACAACTATAATGGCTCAG aacTGCTGGTCAGTTACAACGATGATGATATTTACTTGTTTGATACAACTCAAAG TTCCGCATGCAGTCCTATCCATAAGTATAGTGGTCATAGAAATTCCGACACAG TAAAAGGCGTCAATTTTTTTGGTCCTTGCAGCGAATACATCGTAAGTGGAAGTGATTGTGCTCATATTTTTATTTGGGACAAGAAGACGGAGCAGGTGGTGACGTTTTTGAAAGGCGATGACGTAGGCGTG GTGAATGTTTTGGAGCCTCACCCAGATTGTTGTGTACTTGCTACGTCAGGGTTGGATCATGATATCAAAATATGGCAGCCACTTGGAAAGCCATTTGTCAACACAGAAGAGTTAAAAAAG CAAATTAAACGAAACGAACACGATCGCATTGAAGACAGGAATCGGAATCCTGACCCATTTGACAATCAGCTGATCTATATGATGATGCAACATTTGCAACGACAAAGA aGGAGAATATCAAGGAGAATGGCGAGAGAGGGTGGGGACGAGTTAAGCGACTCAACCACAGATTCCGATGGCGGAAGCGATGATAGACATCCAGAGTTTAATGCAGATGGTACGAACGACTCTGATGACGACtccgatgatgatgatgataatgataatgatgatgatgatgatgatgaggatgGACATAGTGAACATCGATGTGTCCAGTCTTAA